The Carassius carassius chromosome 16, fCarCar2.1, whole genome shotgun sequence genome window below encodes:
- the LOC132159502 gene encoding caytaxin-like isoform X1 gives MCSVDLGPLMEIIEVRDEWLDDDFPRPLPTEGDMDSSCALNEGRTSPPNSLLIGGAGGGGAHRKRRTLVAPNMNLSLDQSEGSLLSDDFLDTPDDLDINVDDIETPDETDSLEFITNGNDLEWEDDTPVASAKAPPADSDADGAGVDGTGVNGRLWRTVIIGEQEHRIDMQVIRPYLRVISHGGYYDEGLNAIIVFTACYLPDSSCPDYHYLMENLFLYVVSSLEMLVAEDYLIIYMNGGTPRSKMPGISWLKKCYQMIHRRLRKNLKSLIITHPSWFIRTVVAISKPFISVKFMNKIRYVHSLEELEKIVPMDHIQIPECVLQFDEERMNARKERMEREQKEQHHQEQQQKPVNQNASLSHD, from the exons ATGTGCAGCGTTGACTTGGGCCCGCTGATGGAGATCATAGAGGTGAGAGACGAATGGCTGGACGATGATTTTCCCAG GCCACTTCCTACGGAGGGTGACATGGACTCTTCCTGCGCCCTCAACGAGGGGAGAACCT CTCCCCCAAACTCTCTGCTCATTGGTGGAGCCGGAGGGGGTGGAGCTCACCGCAAGCGGCGCACGCTGGTGGCCCCGAATATGAACTTGTCGTTGGACCAGAGCGAAGGGTCCCTGCTCTCCGATGACTTCCTGGATACGCCTGACGATCTGGATATTAATGTGGATGATATCGAGACGCCCGATGAGACAGACTCGCTGGAGTTCATCACCAACGGCAACGACCTGGAGTGGGAGG ATGACACACCCGTCGCCTCGGCCAAAGCGCCCCCTGCTGACAGTGACGCTGATGGAGCAGGTGTGGACGGGACGGGTGTCAACGGCCGTTTATGGAGGACCGTGATCATCGGCGAACAGGAACATCGGATCGACATGCAGGTCATACGACCCTATCTGCGGGTCATATCTCATGGAG GCTACTATGACGAGGGCTTGAACGCCATCATTGTGTTCACGGCGTGCTACCTTCCTGACAGCAGCTGCCCAGATTACCATTACCTGATGGAAAACCTCTTTCT GTATGTGGTGAGCAGTCTGGAGATGCTGGTGGCGGAGGATTACCTGATCATATACATGAACGGAGGAACGCCGCGGAGCAAGATGCCCGGCATCAGCTGGCTAAAGAAGTGCTATCAGATGATCCACAGAAG ACTGAGGAAAAACCTGAAATCTCTGATCATCACTCATCCGTCCTGGTTCATCCGGACAGTCGTTGCGATTTCCAAACCTTTCATCag TGTGAAGTTCATGAATAAGATCCGTTATGTGCACAGTCTGGAAGAACTGGAAAAGATTGTTCCTATGGATCATATCCAGATCCCAGAGTGTGTCTTACA ATTTGACGAGGAAAGAAtgaatgctagaaaagagag AATGGAGCGGGAACAGAAAGAGCAGCATCATCAAGAACAGCAACAGAAGCCCGTCAATCAAAACGCATCATTGTCCCATGACTGA
- the LOC132159502 gene encoding caytaxin-like isoform X2, translating to MDSSCALNEGRTSPPNSLLIGGAGGGGAHRKRRTLVAPNMNLSLDQSEGSLLSDDFLDTPDDLDINVDDIETPDETDSLEFITNGNDLEWEDDTPVASAKAPPADSDADGAGVDGTGVNGRLWRTVIIGEQEHRIDMQVIRPYLRVISHGGYYDEGLNAIIVFTACYLPDSSCPDYHYLMENLFLYVVSSLEMLVAEDYLIIYMNGGTPRSKMPGISWLKKCYQMIHRRLRKNLKSLIITHPSWFIRTVVAISKPFISVKFMNKIRYVHSLEELEKIVPMDHIQIPECVLQFDEERMNARKERMEREQKEQHHQEQQQKPVNQNASLSHD from the exons ATGGACTCTTCCTGCGCCCTCAACGAGGGGAGAACCT CTCCCCCAAACTCTCTGCTCATTGGTGGAGCCGGAGGGGGTGGAGCTCACCGCAAGCGGCGCACGCTGGTGGCCCCGAATATGAACTTGTCGTTGGACCAGAGCGAAGGGTCCCTGCTCTCCGATGACTTCCTGGATACGCCTGACGATCTGGATATTAATGTGGATGATATCGAGACGCCCGATGAGACAGACTCGCTGGAGTTCATCACCAACGGCAACGACCTGGAGTGGGAGG ATGACACACCCGTCGCCTCGGCCAAAGCGCCCCCTGCTGACAGTGACGCTGATGGAGCAGGTGTGGACGGGACGGGTGTCAACGGCCGTTTATGGAGGACCGTGATCATCGGCGAACAGGAACATCGGATCGACATGCAGGTCATACGACCCTATCTGCGGGTCATATCTCATGGAG GCTACTATGACGAGGGCTTGAACGCCATCATTGTGTTCACGGCGTGCTACCTTCCTGACAGCAGCTGCCCAGATTACCATTACCTGATGGAAAACCTCTTTCT GTATGTGGTGAGCAGTCTGGAGATGCTGGTGGCGGAGGATTACCTGATCATATACATGAACGGAGGAACGCCGCGGAGCAAGATGCCCGGCATCAGCTGGCTAAAGAAGTGCTATCAGATGATCCACAGAAG ACTGAGGAAAAACCTGAAATCTCTGATCATCACTCATCCGTCCTGGTTCATCCGGACAGTCGTTGCGATTTCCAAACCTTTCATCag TGTGAAGTTCATGAATAAGATCCGTTATGTGCACAGTCTGGAAGAACTGGAAAAGATTGTTCCTATGGATCATATCCAGATCCCAGAGTGTGTCTTACA ATTTGACGAGGAAAGAAtgaatgctagaaaagagag AATGGAGCGGGAACAGAAAGAGCAGCATCATCAAGAACAGCAACAGAAGCCCGTCAATCAAAACGCATCATTGTCCCATGACTGA
- the LOC132159504 gene encoding nicotinamide riboside kinase 2-like isoform X1, whose protein sequence is MKYIIGIGGVTNGGKTTLTNRLIKALPNCCVVHQDDFFKPPDQIAVGEDGFKQWDVITALDMEAMVNTVKGWLENPIKFARSHGVQVTPATEMDDPESQVHILIVEGFLLYNYKPLLEFFDKSYYITIPYEECKLRRSTRQYTVPDPPGLFDGHVWPMYLKHRNCMENCGLPIEYLDGFKTKDEIYIQVHEDIHNTLLNRL, encoded by the exons ATGAAGTACATCATTGGAATAGGAGG tgtgaCTAATGGTGGTAAAACCACCTTGACGAACAGGTTAATAAAAGCCTTACCAAACTGCTGTGTGGTTCACCAGGATGACTTCTTCAAG CCTCCGGATCAGATAGCAGTCGGAGAGGATGGCTTTAAACAGTGGGATG TGATTACAGCTTTGGATATGGAAGCCATGGTGAACACCGTCAAGGGTTGGCTTGAAAACCCAATCAAATTCGCCCGTTCCCACGGTGTTCAAGTGACCCCAGCCACGGAAATGGATGACCCGGAGAGCCAAGTGCACATACTCATCGTAGAAGGCTTTCTGCTGTACAACTACAA GCCTTTGCTGGAATTCTTTGACAAATCGTATTACATAACCATCCCATACGAGGAGTGCAAGTTAAGGAGAAG tacaaGACAATACACCGTCCCCGACCCTCCCGGGCTCTTTGACGGTCATGTGTGGCCCATGTATCTGAAACACCGAAACTGCATGGAGAACTGTGGTTTGCCAATTG AATACTTGGATGGCTTTAAAACAAAAGATGAAATCTACATCCAGGTTCACGAAGACATCCACAACACTCTCCTGAATCGTTTATAG
- the LOC132159504 gene encoding nicotinamide riboside kinase 2-like isoform X2, giving the protein MEAMVNTVKGWLENPIKFARSHGVQVTPATEMDDPESQVHILIVEGFLLYNYKPLLEFFDKSYYITIPYEECKLRRSTRQYTVPDPPGLFDGHVWPMYLKHRNCMENCGLPIEYLDGFKTKDEIYIQVHEDIHNTLLNRL; this is encoded by the exons ATGGAAGCCATGGTGAACACCGTCAAGGGTTGGCTTGAAAACCCAATCAAATTCGCCCGTTCCCACGGTGTTCAAGTGACCCCAGCCACGGAAATGGATGACCCGGAGAGCCAAGTGCACATACTCATCGTAGAAGGCTTTCTGCTGTACAACTACAA GCCTTTGCTGGAATTCTTTGACAAATCGTATTACATAACCATCCCATACGAGGAGTGCAAGTTAAGGAGAAG tacaaGACAATACACCGTCCCCGACCCTCCCGGGCTCTTTGACGGTCATGTGTGGCCCATGTATCTGAAACACCGAAACTGCATGGAGAACTGTGGTTTGCCAATTG AATACTTGGATGGCTTTAAAACAAAAGATGAAATCTACATCCAGGTTCACGAAGACATCCACAACACTCTCCTGAATCGTTTATAG
- the mydgf gene encoding myeloid-derived growth factor, which produces MACNVHINSCAKLLLLLVVLCAARAFAERTKTLDFDVKPGGVVQTFSAKLKKYKCTFTYACQGGTNEQWQMSVGLSDDEQMFSCSVWRPQGKSYLFFTQFKAEIKGAKIEYATAYSQMAVGGQRDVALKEEEYIVSESSVTHREGKFHSELSKLTVIGRTRHDEL; this is translated from the exons ATGGCATGCAATGTTCACATAAACTCGTGTGCAAAGCTTCTGCTGCTGTTGGTCGTGTTGTGTGCGGCTCGCGCTTTTGCTGAAAGAACTAAAACACTCGACTTCGATGTCAAACCTGGAGGAGTTGTGCAGACTTTCTCTGCTAAACTC AAAAAGTATAAATGCACCTTCACATATGCGTGTCAAGGAGGAACCAATGAG CAATGGCAAATGAGCGTTGGACTAAGTGATGATGAGCAGATGTTTTCCTGTTCAGTATGGAG GCCTCAAGGGAAGTCCTACTTGTTTTTTACCCAGTTCAAAGCCGAGATAAAAGGAGCCAAGATTGAGTACGCCACTGCATAT TCCCAGATGGCCGTGGGTGGACAGAGGGATGTTGCTTTGAAGGAAGAAGAGTACATTGTATCAGAGTCTTCAG tGACCCACAGAGAAGGGAAATTCCATTCTGAGCTTTCCAAGCTCACTGTCATTGGTCGGACACGCCACGATGAACTCTGA
- the LOC132159505 gene encoding uncharacterized protein LOC132159505, translating into MTRPGHLKKGHILSRIPFLGRRMFSETKGVGETHIQPTTSSQLQNGIQRPQADILAYFGTGDHGTNTCGPKQQNSPLNGYTARKHLAVQGGHAQLNMTGQICQTSVQLNRPPGKGLQHNSVSVNYSLRECSFVVNRHQTEPHPFLRKCAQDAPTQFRGHGNCGVPVCAAEQQSGSVQGALLMEQHASDWKDASDTHNSTFNKDEELCPSNRQGTLRRCLGPVMQDLNRPSLANEVMLSTKDVDKTNSNPLKCKAKVAQGDLSGPGRGSYAFSSKQSERAIRDQIQRVVVNLEEVLHGLKEIHLEMKEVVQKIDLLTADIDMGNEGRGDPLKGCHSGKIEGVCSDKSSLKTPTPSLAPPAYPIKDQGLHDAGQKQESTQGLVISQRHTSGTSSRRRSQKPPPYPYASTMGRVNPKAKDKGQKTPPYPFRRRLLSTIV; encoded by the exons ATGACAAGGCCGGGACACTTAAAGAAGGGACACATCCTCTCGAGAATCCCCTTCTTGGGCCGCAGAATGTTCTCCGAGACAAAAGGGGTCGGAGAGACACACATTCAACCCACCACTTCAAGCCAACTACAAAATGGAATACAAAGACCTCAAGCGGACATCCTTGCTTATTTTGGGACTGGAGACCACGGAACGAACACCTGTGGACCAAAGCAGCAGAATTCCCCCCTTAATGGATACACTGCCAGGAAACATTTAGCTGTTCAGGGGGGTCATGCACAGCTAAACATGACTGGCCAGATTTGTCAGACCAGCGTGCAGTTGAACCGGCCTCCAGGGAAGGGGCTGCAACATAACAGCGTCTCTGTGAACTACAGCTTGAGAGAATGCAGCTTTGTGGTCAACCGGCACCAGACCGAGCCACACCCCTTCTTGAGGAAGTGTGCTCAAGACGCGCCAACACAGTTCAGAGGTCATGGAAACTGTGGAGTGCCTGTTTGTGCAGCTGAGCAACAATCAGGCTCTGTGCAAGGGGCCTTGCTTATGGAACAACATGCATCAGACTGGAAGGACGCAAGTGACACTCACAATTCAACCTTTAATAAGGATGAAGAACTTTGTCCTTCTAACAGACAGGGAACTTTACGTAGATGTCTGGGACCTGTAATGCAAGACTTAAACAGACCTAGTCTAGCAAATGAAGTTATGCTGTCTACCAAAGATGTCGACAAGACCAATTCGAACCCCCTTAAGTGTAAAGCAAAGGTGGCCCAAGGGGATCTCAGTGGACCTGGAAGAGGGTCTTATGCTTTCAGCTCTAAGCAGTCGGAGAGAGCTATTCGGGACCAGATCCAAAGAGTTGTTGTGAATCTTGAGGAGGTTCTACATGGCCTGAAAGAGATACATCTGGAAATGAAGGAG GTGGTCCAGAAGATAGACCTTCTGACGGCCGATATTGATATGGGCAATGAGGGACGAGGGGACCCTTTAAAAGGATGCCACTCAGGAAAGATAGAAGGAGTCTGCTCTGACAAGTCATCCCTCAAAACACCAACTCCATCTTTGGCACCACCAGCATATCCCATAAAAGATCAAGGGCTGCATGATGCAGGTCAAAAACAGGAATCAACTCAGGGGTTGGTAATTTCTCAAAGACATACATCTGGGACCTCTTCAAGGCGCAGGAGCCAGAAGCCTCCACCTTACCCCTACGCCAGCACAATGGGAAGAGTGAATCCTAAAGCAAAAGACAAAGGTCAGAAGACGCCACCATACCCATTTAGACGGAGACTGCTCTCAACCATTGTTTGA
- the tnfaip8l1 gene encoding tumor necrosis factor alpha-induced protein 8-like protein 1, whose amino-acid sequence MDSFSTKSLALQAQKKLMSKMATKTMANLFIDDTSSEVLDELYRVTKEYTRNRKEAQKIIKNLIKMVVKLGVLYRNGQFNNEELALVERFRKKVHTLAMTAVSFYQIDFTFDRRVMSNLLNDCRELLHQTINQHLTAKSHSRINHVFNHFSDCEFLATLYGPSEVYHGHLQKICEGVNKMLDDGNL is encoded by the coding sequence ATGGACTCGTTCAGCACAAAGAGCCTTGCCCTGCAGGCCCAGAAGAAGCTCATGAGCAAGATGGCAACCAAGACGATGGCCAACCTCTTCATAGACGACACCAGCAGTGAGGTACTGGACGAGCTGTATCGGGTTACCAAAGAGTACACACGCAACCGCAAGGAGGCCCAGAAGATCATCAAGAACCTAATTAAGATGGTGGTCAAGTTGGGCGTCCTTTACCGCAACGGCCAGTTCAACAACGAGGAGCTTGCGCTGGTTGAGCGCTTCCGGAAGAAGGTACACACGCTGGCGATGACAGCCGTCAGCTTCTACCAAATCGACTTCACCTTCGACCGCCGCGTCATGAGCAACCTGCTCAACGATTGCCGCGAACTGTTGCACCAGACCATCAACCAGCACCTGACGGCAAAGTCTCATTCCCGTATCAACCACGTCTTCAATCATTTCTCTGATTGCGAGTTCCTTGCGACGTTGTACGGACCTTCGGAAGTTTACCACGGCCACTTGCAGAAGATCTGTGAAGGAGTCAACAAGATGCTGGATGATGGCAATCTTTGA